One part of the Sneathia vaginalis genome encodes these proteins:
- the tsf gene encoding translation elongation factor Ts gives MMEIKASLVKELRERTGAGMLDCKKALVENEGNIEKAIDWLREKGISKAAKKSGRIAAEGLVFAKISENHKKGIVLEFNSETDFVAKNEDFKSFGNILAERALDSEVSSVEELKKLEFGGKTVEQQLTELIAKIGENLNIRRLEVVKGCCDTFVVDYIHMGGKIGVLVKAKGDSSAENIEKVRGVAMHIAAMDPKFLSKEQVSPEDLKREEEVLRIQFEEESKAKGKTLKPEMVERIISGKLGKYYEENCLNQQKYVRDDKKTVEQFLSPITLVSFVRYKVGDGIEKKEEDFAAEVAAQIAGK, from the coding sequence ATTATGGAAATAAAGGCAAGTTTAGTTAAAGAATTAAGAGAAAGAACAGGAGCAGGAATGCTTGACTGTAAAAAAGCTCTAGTAGAAAATGAAGGAAATATTGAAAAAGCAATAGATTGGTTAAGAGAAAAAGGTATATCAAAGGCTGCTAAAAAATCTGGAAGAATAGCTGCAGAAGGTTTAGTATTTGCTAAGATATCTGAAAACCATAAAAAAGGTATAGTTTTAGAATTCAACTCTGAAACAGACTTTGTTGCTAAGAATGAAGACTTCAAGAGTTTCGGTAATATCTTAGCTGAAAGAGCTTTAGATTCAGAAGTAAGTTCTGTTGAAGAATTAAAGAAACTAGAATTCGGTGGAAAGACTGTTGAACAACAATTAACAGAATTAATAGCAAAAATAGGTGAAAATTTAAATATTAGAAGATTAGAAGTAGTTAAGGGATGTTGCGATACTTTCGTTGTTGACTACATTCATATGGGTGGAAAGATAGGAGTATTAGTAAAAGCTAAAGGTGATTCATCTGCTGAAAATATTGAAAAAGTAAGAGGAGTTGCAATGCACATCGCTGCTATGGATCCTAAATTCTTATCTAAAGAACAAGTAAGCCCTGAAGATTTAAAGAGAGAAGAAGAAGTATTAAGAATACAATTCGAAGAAGAATCAAAGGCAAAAGGTAAGACTTTAAAACCAGAAATGGTTGAAAGAATTATCTCAGGTAAACTTGGAAAATATTACGAAGAAAATTGTTTAAACCAACAAAAATATGTAAGAGATGACAAGAAGACTGTAGAACAATTCTTAAGTCCAATCACATTAGTATCATTTGTAAGATACAAAGTTGGAGATGGAATAGAAAAGAAAGAAGAAGATTTCGCAGCAGAAGTAGCTGCTCAAATAGCAGGAAAATAA
- the rpsB gene encoding 30S ribosomal protein S2 encodes MAVISMTQLLEAGAHFGHQAKRWNPKMKPYIYAERNGIHILDLKQTLTMTEKAYDFVREIASNGGKVLFVGTKKQAQDAVKDEALRCGGFYVNQRWLGGLLTNLQTIKSRVKRLKELEEMDESGELDTAYTKKEASLLRKELAKLQKNVGGIKGMSKLPAALFVVDIKKEFLALQEAAKLGIPVIALIDTNVDPDLVTYKIPANDDAIRSVSLFASVIANAVIEGQGGVEGEEGLVETEEVVKEEELATTEDESVVEE; translated from the coding sequence ATGGCTGTAATAAGCATGACACAATTATTAGAAGCAGGTGCTCACTTTGGACACCAAGCTAAGAGATGGAATCCTAAAATGAAACCATATATCTATGCAGAAAGAAATGGTATACACATTTTAGACTTAAAACAAACTTTAACAATGACTGAAAAGGCTTACGATTTTGTAAGAGAAATTGCAAGTAACGGTGGAAAAGTTTTATTCGTAGGAACTAAGAAACAAGCACAAGATGCTGTTAAAGATGAAGCATTAAGATGTGGTGGATTCTATGTTAACCAAAGATGGTTAGGAGGACTTTTAACTAATCTTCAAACAATAAAATCAAGAGTTAAAAGACTTAAAGAATTAGAAGAAATGGACGAAAGTGGAGAATTAGACACTGCTTATACTAAAAAAGAAGCTAGTCTTTTAAGAAAAGAATTAGCGAAATTACAAAAAAATGTTGGTGGAATAAAGGGTATGTCAAAATTACCTGCTGCCTTATTTGTTGTTGACATTAAGAAAGAATTTTTAGCTTTACAAGAAGCTGCTAAATTAGGTATACCAGTAATCGCATTAATCGATACAAACGTAGATCCAGATTTAGTAACTTACAAGATACCTGCTAACGATGATGCCATAAGATCTGTATCATTATTTGCATCAGTTATTGCTAACGCTGTAATTGAAGGTCAAGGTGGAGTTGAAGGTGAAGAAGGACTTGTTGAAACTGAAGAAGTAGTAAAGGAAGAAGAACTAGCAACAACTGAAGATGAAAGTGTTGTGGAGGAATAA
- a CDS encoding YadA-like family protein, with protein MNIEANLKKLKTSIKRRKKITLTLMLGFLMTGVIGYAEPTVEELQRQIIDLQQQIQEKNRQIEEKNKEIENRFSSEYVLVGKGAYINNAGGLDNKTKGGIAIGENATVHNYADQYGGIAIGQNAYAESMIGQQEKYFTFNKNIGYNKFGYGSIPQNDFDKLISTLVIGNNTYARSGGIMIGPHNFRGKMGDIDNISTDTRDEKAKLGLGVLSTTLGTNSFTNGAFATTLGAYSIITSKYDGNNSYATQNFGALINGPLNSIESFASDSKYSGIANSVVGVANRTNNSNGSLIFGAGNEITNSVEEIKFPMKKSGLFGSLFESPNELSEELRKGVIKNKSGGATLAIGGGNKADYTKQVSIIGTKNEIKGTKDKKTELVSVSGDNNLVENSRNIVAGKNFHVKGEGNVLQGFNNPTNNERREVTNNNVVALGNDIKINTDNSVYLGTNSTEAKAENTTLWNNKDKDEYKEKYKEYAGFDHIGGIVTVGNDTLTRVIQNVAPGLISATSTDAINGSQLFNYVAKQYITVKDENGHSTQVKLGDTLTLKGTTVDVTVKAPEPAQPTPVTPAPAAPTETKAPEHTATFETKGNVGGSDTFGYKYRDDKGKETELKEGPDGKLYTNEFIQNNEYKNNKWVKKGSTEDSILKDNQYDKKDEKVILSTKYGKIITDVADGVKANDAVNVNQLKTVSTNVEKNTSNIQQLQKDVKEVDKKSDLALGGVANAVAIANLVQVNSYSDYRHNLSAAYGYYGGSHALAIGFSGVTKDRRLVYKLSGSVNNKGNLAFGVGAGVMLGNKEESMEHKDINVKELYEKISKLEKENSEFREMFKKLGVMK; from the coding sequence ATGAATATAGAAGCAAACTTAAAAAAATTAAAAACAAGCATAAAGAGAAGAAAGAAAATAACATTAACACTAATGTTAGGCTTTTTAATGACAGGTGTTATAGGGTATGCTGAACCAACAGTAGAAGAATTACAACGACAAATAATAGATCTACAACAACAAATACAAGAAAAAAATAGACAAATAGAAGAAAAGAATAAAGAAATTGAAAATAGATTTAGTAGTGAATATGTACTTGTAGGAAAAGGTGCATATATAAATAATGCAGGAGGACTTGATAATAAAACTAAAGGTGGTATTGCTATAGGTGAAAACGCAACTGTTCATAACTATGCTGACCAATATGGAGGTATAGCAATAGGACAAAATGCATATGCTGAATCTATGATTGGTCAACAAGAAAAGTATTTTACTTTTAATAAAAATATTGGATATAATAAATTTGGATACGGGTCTATCCCACAAAATGATTTTGATAAATTAATAAGCACTTTAGTTATTGGTAATAATACATATGCAAGATCTGGTGGTATAATGATAGGACCTCACAATTTTAGAGGTAAGATGGGGGATATAGATAATATATCAACAGATACAAGAGACGAAAAAGCTAAATTAGGACTAGGAGTTTTATCTACTACATTAGGAACAAATAGCTTTACAAATGGTGCTTTTGCGACTACATTAGGAGCTTATTCAATAATAACAAGTAAATATGATGGGAATAATTCTTATGCTACACAAAATTTTGGAGCATTAATAAATGGACCTTTAAATAGCATAGAATCCTTTGCATCTGATAGTAAATATTCAGGTATAGCTAATTCGGTTGTAGGAGTAGCTAATAGAACAAATAATTCTAATGGTTCATTAATATTTGGGGCAGGTAATGAAATAACAAATTCTGTTGAAGAAATCAAGTTTCCAATGAAAAAGTCTGGACTTTTTGGTTCTCTGTTTGAATCTCCTAATGAATTATCAGAAGAATTAAGAAAGGGAGTAATTAAAAATAAAAGTGGTGGAGCAACACTTGCTATAGGTGGTGGTAATAAGGCAGACTATACAAAACAAGTTTCAATAATTGGAACTAAAAATGAAATTAAAGGGACTAAAGATAAAAAAACAGAATTAGTTTCAGTTAGTGGAGATAACAACTTAGTTGAAAATTCAAGAAATATTGTTGCAGGTAAAAACTTTCATGTTAAAGGTGAAGGAAATGTTCTTCAGGGATTCAATAATCCTACTAATAACGAAAGAAGGGAAGTGACTAATAATAACGTTGTAGCCCTTGGTAATGATATTAAAATTAACACAGATAACTCAGTATATTTAGGGACAAATAGTACTGAAGCAAAAGCAGAAAATACAACATTGTGGAATAATAAAGATAAAGATGAATATAAAGAAAAGTATAAAGAATATGCAGGCTTTGATCATATTGGTGGAATAGTTACAGTAGGTAATGATACATTAACACGTGTTATACAAAATGTAGCACCAGGATTAATATCAGCTACATCAACAGATGCAATTAATGGTTCACAACTATTTAACTATGTTGCTAAGCAATATATAACTGTAAAAGATGAAAATGGACATTCAACACAAGTTAAATTAGGAGATACATTAACATTAAAAGGAACAACAGTAGATGTTACAGTTAAAGCACCAGAACCAGCACAACCTACACCTGTTACACCTGCACCTGCTGCACCAACAGAAACTAAAGCACCAGAACACACTGCGACATTTGAAACAAAAGGAAATGTTGGAGGTTCAGATACATTTGGGTATAAGTATAGAGATGATAAAGGTAAAGAAACAGAATTAAAAGAAGGTCCTGATGGTAAGCTATACACTAATGAATTTATACAAAATAATGAATACAAGAATAATAAATGGGTAAAAAAAGGTTCAACAGAAGATAGTATACTTAAAGATAACCAATACGACAAAAAAGATGAAAAAGTAATTTTAAGCACAAAATATGGTAAGATAATTACTGATGTAGCTGATGGTGTCAAAGCTAACGATGCAGTAAATGTAAATCAATTAAAGACTGTTAGCACAAATGTAGAAAAGAATACTAGTAATATACAACAATTACAAAAAGATGTTAAAGAAGTAGATAAGAAATCAGATCTTGCTTTAGGTGGAGTAGCTAATGCTGTGGCTATAGCTAATTTAGTACAAGTAAATTCATATTCAGACTATAGACATAACTTAAGTGCAGCGTATGGATATTATGGTGGTTCTCATGCATTGGCAATAGGCTTTAGTGGAGTAACAAAGGATAGAAGATTAGTATACAAATTAAGTGGATCAGTAAATAATAAAGGAAATCTTGCCTTTGGAGTTGGAGCTGGAGTAATGCTTGGTAATAAGGAAGAAAGCATGGAACATAAAGATATTAATGTAAAAGAACTATATGAAAAAATATCTAAATTAGAAAAAGAAAATAGTGAATTTAGAGAAATGTTCAAGAAATTAGGAGTTATGAAATAG
- a CDS encoding DUF6088 family protein — protein sequence MSSYTEKISDRINDFNSHKVFFANDFLDITSYETARKTLNRMVNERKIKRVIDGFYYNPRYSVLIGEYEAVSIHELALAIARKYNWNIAPYNSTALNLLGLSTQVPTHYKYISSGRYKEYKIEDTILEFKKVNPGEIANMSIKTATVIQAIKTLGKENISDKVIEKIRENLTEKERTDLMNESKSVPAWIYEVIREICEAKDE from the coding sequence ATGAGTTCGTATACAGAAAAAATATCAGATAGAATAAATGATTTTAACTCACATAAAGTATTTTTTGCTAATGACTTTTTAGATATTACTTCGTATGAAACTGCTAGAAAGACATTGAATAGAATGGTTAATGAAAGAAAAATTAAGCGTGTCATTGATGGCTTTTATTACAATCCAAGATATAGTGTATTAATTGGAGAGTACGAAGCAGTATCAATTCACGAGTTAGCACTTGCTATAGCAAGAAAATACAATTGGAATATTGCACCATATAATAGCACAGCCTTAAACTTATTAGGACTTTCAACACAAGTACCAACTCACTATAAATATATATCTAGTGGAAGATACAAGGAATATAAAATTGAAGATACCATTTTAGAATTTAAAAAAGTAAATCCAGGAGAAATTGCCAATATGTCCATAAAGACTGCAACAGTTATACAGGCAATCAAGACTTTGGGCAAAGAAAATATAAGTGATAAAGTTATAGAAAAAATTAGAGAAAACCTGACTGAAAAAGAAAGGACAGACTTAATGAATGAATCAAAATCAGTACCAGCATGGATATATGAAGTAATAAGGGAAATTTGTGAGGCTAAAGATGAATAA
- a CDS encoding YadA family autotransporter adhesin has translation MKKIILFSCFLSVLSLAIEPYAVDNNGNIIINGEKDFKNLTENSSGNFLFGFGHKVKTGFHNFLIGYNNNFEIGKNSLMLGNENNILNKGKYNNNDGIMLIGDNNKVTDSQFAFIQGNRNNLDRNYASSIIGSDNKAAFSEYSNVLGHDNELNYSAFSSVNGSENKVEGLSFHSQVFGFRNKVVKGQNAFIHGDHNNLKNSAYSHIEGYGSEINNDDNTIDTTKNSTTKDSNYIFGDYNKILNSENSHIQGKSNEIGNSENSYIQGYASNIKNAANSSIIGGYFSSVNMNNSLALGAFSTTKEIKNKGYLTNQDTKDVYALAVGGEYVYKDDKGNETVYKAKRRIQGLADGAEDDEAVTVAQLKKVQKSIQNQGANEKYIKDNYYNKTEVDKKIDFTLGGVANAVAMANLPQVSGDRKFNLVASYGYYGGSHAVAVGFSGTNDKQNFTYKLSGAVNSKGNLALGIGAGVMLGSVNDKDKRIEELTNEVKELKEIVNKLIRK, from the coding sequence ATGAAGAAGATTATTTTATTTAGTTGTTTTCTAAGTGTTTTAAGCTTAGCTATAGAACCTTATGCAGTAGACAATAATGGTAATATAATAATTAATGGAGAAAAAGATTTTAAAAATTTAACTGAAAATTCTAGTGGAAATTTTTTATTTGGTTTTGGACATAAGGTAAAGACAGGATTTCATAATTTTTTAATAGGGTATAATAATAATTTTGAAATTGGTAAAAACTCTTTGATGTTAGGGAATGAGAATAACATCTTAAATAAAGGAAAATATAATAATAATGATGGCATAATGCTTATAGGTGATAATAATAAAGTTACTGATAGCCAATTTGCTTTTATTCAAGGTAATAGAAATAACCTAGATCGTAATTATGCTTCAAGTATTATTGGTTCTGATAATAAGGCAGCATTTAGTGAATATTCAAATGTTTTAGGACATGATAATGAATTAAACTATAGTGCATTTTCAAGCGTTAATGGAAGCGAAAATAAAGTTGAAGGATTAAGTTTTCATTCACAAGTTTTTGGATTTAGAAATAAGGTTGTAAAGGGACAAAATGCATTTATTCATGGTGATCATAATAATTTAAAGAATAGTGCTTATTCACATATTGAAGGATATGGAAGTGAAATAAATAATGATGATAATACTATTGATACCACAAAAAATTCAACTACAAAAGATTCAAACTATATTTTTGGAGATTATAATAAAATATTAAATTCTGAAAATTCACATATACAAGGAAAATCAAATGAAATAGGAAACAGTGAAAATTCATATATTCAAGGTTATGCATCAAATATTAAAAATGCAGCAAATAGTTCAATTATAGGAGGATATTTTAGTAGTGTAAATATGAATAATTCATTAGCATTAGGAGCATTTAGTACTACTAAAGAAATTAAAAATAAAGGATATTTAACAAATCAAGATACAAAAGATGTTTATGCATTAGCTGTTGGTGGTGAATATGTATATAAAGATGATAAAGGAAATGAAACAGTATATAAAGCAAAAAGAAGAATTCAAGGTCTAGCAGATGGTGCAGAAGATGATGAAGCAGTAACAGTTGCACAATTAAAGAAAGTCCAAAAGAGTATACAAAATCAAGGTGCAAATGAAAAATATATAAAAGATAATTACTATAATAAAACAGAAGTAGATAAAAAAATAGACTTCACATTAGGTGGAGTAGCAAATGCAGTAGCAATGGCAAACTTACCACAAGTAAGTGGAGATAGAAAGTTTAATTTAGTTGCATCATATGGATACTATGGAGGATCTCATGCAGTAGCTGTTGGATTTAGTGGAACAAATGACAAGCAAAACTTCACATACAAATTAAGTGGAGCAGTTAATAGTAAGGGTAATCTAGCACTTGGTATAGGAGCAGGTGTAATGCTTGGTAGTGTAAATGATAAGGATAAGAGAATAGAAGAATTAACTAATGAAGTTAAAGAATTAAAAGAAATAGTTAATAAATTAATTCGTAAGTAA
- a CDS encoding YadA family autotransporter adhesin yields MITSVGYADTKDFVINNNIIFEKSHEKNYEKLVSRNNVIGGINNIIDDPILDIVVKNKNKKVEEIKDEISKELSNKYKETGILSTIKENEKKSKGEIINIIKDKLSNIDGYDFKFIDTLIDEVKKGAQDDNKLLYSAFDPYDWYNKNKIQKVIENKDKEDGVIKQIVKTQSNYLDYNTVLGPFSKVYNSSNSVVIGLSAKAENSGTQGNIAIGKVALATGDATISIGSEAKALNKGAVSLGENAKSLGKYSTAIGSQSYAYGMNSIALGIRSIAGDASKEVGYRPYNLNEEEYKNKSEWIADYGVVSVGGFEKLVNKLHTRQIVNVAAGYNDTDAVNVAQLKELKTYVDNSTPFEYATKDNKSLYKYGDKYYYKETNKEYKGKVDEVIIQAKEPHKLSNIASSLGDGNTTSTGTTPASATSENGDSVVVIKDLKTIKENKADKAYVDEKVAKLNEKTDLALSGVSSAVAMANLPQVSGDRKFNLAASYGYYGGSHSVVVGLSGTNDKQNFTYKLSGAVNSKGNLAFGIGAGVMMGSVNKGTNFEERLNKLEKENKELKEVIKKLMNK; encoded by the coding sequence ATGATAACAAGTGTTGGGTATGCAGATACTAAAGATTTTGTGATTAACAACAACATTATATTTGAAAAAAGTCACGAAAAAAATTATGAAAAATTAGTGAGTAGAAATAATGTTATTGGAGGTATAAATAACATAATTGATGATCCTATTTTAGATATAGTTGTAAAAAATAAGAATAAAAAAGTAGAAGAAATTAAAGATGAAATTTCTAAAGAACTTAGTAATAAATATAAAGAAACTGGTATTTTATCTACTATAAAAGAAAATGAAAAGAAATCTAAAGGTGAAATAATAAATATAATAAAAGATAAATTATCTAATATTGATGGATATGATTTTAAATTTATTGATACACTTATTGATGAAGTAAAAAAAGGTGCTCAAGATGATAATAAACTATTGTATTCAGCATTTGATCCATATGATTGGTATAATAAAAATAAAATACAAAAAGTAATTGAAAATAAAGATAAGGAAGATGGAGTTATAAAACAGATTGTCAAAACACAATCAAATTATTTAGACTATAATACGGTATTGGGACCTTTTAGCAAAGTGTATAATTCATCTAATAGTGTTGTTATAGGATTGTCAGCTAAGGCTGAAAATTCTGGAACTCAGGGGAATATTGCTATAGGAAAAGTCGCGTTAGCTACAGGAGATGCAACAATATCTATTGGATCAGAAGCTAAAGCTTTAAATAAAGGTGCTGTGTCATTAGGAGAAAATGCAAAAAGTTTAGGTAAGTATTCTACAGCTATAGGTAGCCAGTCTTATGCGTATGGAATGAATAGTATTGCATTAGGGATACGGTCTATAGCAGGAGATGCTAGCAAAGAAGTTGGGTATAGACCATATAATTTAAATGAAGAAGAATATAAAAATAAAAGTGAATGGATAGCTGATTATGGAGTAGTATCTGTTGGTGGTTTTGAAAAATTAGTTAATAAATTACATACAAGACAAATAGTGAACGTTGCTGCAGGTTACAATGATACAGATGCTGTCAATGTTGCTCAATTAAAAGAATTAAAGACTTATGTAGATAATTCTACACCATTTGAATATGCTACTAAAGATAATAAGAGTCTATATAAGTATGGTGATAAATACTATTATAAAGAAACTAATAAGGAATACAAAGGTAAAGTTGATGAAGTTATCATACAAGCCAAAGAACCACACAAACTTTCTAATATTGCAAGTTCATTAGGTGACGGTAATACAACAAGTACAGGTACAACACCAGCATCAGCAACTAGTGAAAATGGAGATAGTGTTGTTGTAATTAAGGACTTAAAAACTATTAAGGAAAATAAGGCTGATAAGGCATATGTAGATGAAAAAGTTGCTAAACTTAATGAAAAAACAGATTTAGCCTTAAGTGGAGTATCAAGTGCTGTAGCAATGGCAAACTTACCACAAGTAAGTGGAGATAGAAAGTTTAATTTAGCTGCATCATATGGATACTATGGAGGATCTCATTCAGTAGTAGTAGGACTTAGTGGAACAAATGATAAGCAAAACTTTACATATAAACTAAGTGGAGCAGTTAATAGTAAAGGAAATCTTGCCTTTGGTATAGGAGCTGGAGTTATGATGGGTAGTGTTAATAAAGGTACTAATTTTGAAGAAAGATTAAATAAATTAGAAAAAGAAAATAAAGAGTTAAAAGAAGTTATTAAAAAATTAATGAATAAATAG
- a CDS encoding YadA-like family protein, producing MKNKIVLSILLILGIFSFADEEGKWKEAYNGENSYYFGENTWVDGNNAYSIGNDNYIYGNNNQVHGDKNKVGGENSRIDKNLVFGNNNEIYPDPVNKATREYKVFWAVELPSGQNVRGVRSIREGEKVKFNGSVDGAKLVWWNNDIEKTIKNNTIIFGRFIENDKTETKQEELHSKLSLLIDFTRDIVKESKKFLKSSDEEKEKILENVEEVVKRASNNHGKSESAMQSSINECEEILKRFTEEEPKQNDTPNVNITENKFKPDFIGNIIKGNDNLVIGQGNAVFGTNVHLGEKNKSSVNNNIILGSNITNTDVNNAIVIGNGSKAIENAVSIGNDTTTRQIKYVKAGTDDTDAVNVSQLKEYVKANSFSAENYYNKPEVDKKIDFVLGGVTNVVAMANLPQVSGDRKFNLAASYGYYGGSHAVAVGFSGTNDKQNFTYKLSGAVNSKGNLAFGIGAGVMLGSVNDKDKVIEQLKEENRKRDEKIDKQGQEIKELKEIVNKLIRK from the coding sequence ATGAAGAATAAGATAGTACTAAGTATACTTTTAATTTTAGGTATTTTTTCTTTTGCTGATGAAGAAGGAAAATGGAAGGAAGCATATAATGGAGAAAATAGCTACTATTTTGGTGAAAATACTTGGGTTGATGGGAATAATGCATATTCAATAGGTAATGATAACTATATTTATGGAAATAATAACCAAGTTCATGGTGATAAAAATAAGGTTGGGGGAGAAAATTCTAGAATAGATAAAAATTTGGTGTTTGGGAATAATAATGAAATCTATCCTGATCCTGTTAATAAGGCAACTAGAGAGTATAAAGTATTTTGGGCAGTCGAATTACCAAGTGGGCAAAATGTTAGAGGAGTTCGTAGTATAAGAGAAGGTGAAAAAGTTAAATTCAATGGAAGTGTTGATGGTGCGAAATTGGTATGGTGGAATAATGATATAGAAAAAACAATTAAAAATAATACAATAATTTTTGGTAGATTTATTGAAAACGATAAAACTGAAACAAAACAAGAAGAGCTACATTCAAAATTAAGTCTATTAATTGATTTTACAAGAGACATAGTTAAAGAAAGTAAGAAATTTTTAAAATCAAGTGATGAAGAAAAAGAAAAAATATTAGAAAATGTAGAAGAAGTTGTAAAAAGAGCTAGTAATAATCATGGTAAAAGTGAATCTGCTATGCAAAGTTCAATAAATGAATGTGAAGAGATATTAAAAAGATTTACAGAAGAAGAACCAAAACAAAATGATACCCCTAATGTAAATATAACTGAAAATAAGTTTAAACCTGATTTTATTGGAAATATCATAAAAGGTAATGATAATTTAGTTATAGGTCAAGGTAATGCAGTATTTGGTACTAATGTACATCTAGGAGAGAAAAATAAAAGTAGTGTGAATAATAATATAATATTAGGATCTAATATAACAAATACTGATGTAAATAACGCAATAGTAATAGGTAATGGCTCTAAAGCAATAGAAAATGCAGTATCAATTGGTAATGATACAACAACTAGACAAATTAAATATGTTAAAGCTGGTACAGATGATACAGATGCAGTTAATGTATCACAATTAAAAGAATATGTTAAAGCTAATTCTTTTTCAGCTGAAAACTACTATAATAAACCAGAAGTAGATAAAAAAATAGACTTCGTATTAGGCGGAGTAACAAATGTTGTAGCAATGGCAAACTTACCACAAGTAAGTGGAGATAGAAAGTTTAATTTAGCAGCATCATATGGATACTATGGAGGATCTCATGCAGTAGCAGTAGGCTTTAGTGGAACAAATGACAAGCAAAACTTTACATACAAACTAAGTGGAGCAGTTAATAGTAAAGGAAATCTTGCCTTTGGTATAGGAGCTGGAGTAATGCTTGGTAGTGTAAATGATAAGGATAAGGTTATAGAACAATTAAAAGAAGAAAATAGAAAACGTGATGAAAAAATAGATAAACAAGGACAAGAAATTAAAGAATTAAAAGAAATAGTTAATAAATTAATTCGTAAGTAA